A genome region from Pseudanabaena sp. Chao 1811 includes the following:
- a CDS encoding aldose epimerase family protein, producing the protein MYKVSSQQQQYNTYTLSDDSTNSQMEVVPERGGIVTSWRINGQEVFYLDTERFTHPDLSVRGGNPILFPLCGNLPNDTYAVDGKEYKIKQHGFARELPWTATTQSTDGKAGLTVELGSNEQTKVVYPFDFHLAFTYELRGNTLEIRQEYKNLSSTPMPFSSGFHPYFLCGDKNQLKVEIPSTSYEDNRTKENFAFDGKFNFDQDEIDSVFGNLASRSTSVVDSDRQLKIVIDYDDSYTYLVFWTVKGKDFYCLEPWTATRNALNTKEYLTVLAPNASHTSVVKITANFF; encoded by the coding sequence GTGTATAAAGTTTCCTCTCAGCAACAGCAATACAATACCTATACTCTGTCTGATGACAGCACTAACTCTCAAATGGAAGTTGTACCAGAACGTGGTGGTATTGTTACAAGTTGGCGAATTAATGGTCAAGAAGTCTTCTATCTAGATACTGAGCGCTTTACTCATCCTGATTTGAGTGTTAGAGGTGGCAATCCAATTTTGTTTCCTCTGTGTGGTAACTTGCCCAATGACACCTATGCTGTGGATGGAAAGGAATACAAAATCAAACAACATGGATTTGCCCGTGAGTTGCCTTGGACAGCGACTACGCAAAGTACTGACGGTAAAGCAGGTCTGACTGTTGAGTTAGGTAGTAATGAGCAAACCAAAGTTGTTTATCCCTTTGATTTTCATTTGGCTTTTACCTATGAGTTGCGTGGGAATACCCTAGAAATTCGCCAAGAATACAAAAATCTCTCGTCTACACCGATGCCATTCTCTTCTGGCTTCCATCCCTACTTTCTCTGTGGTGATAAAAATCAGCTTAAGGTTGAGATTCCTTCCACAAGTTATGAGGACAATCGCACTAAGGAAAACTTTGCCTTTGATGGTAAGTTTAACTTCGATCAAGATGAGATTGACTCTGTATTTGGAAATCTTGCCAGTCGTTCCACGTCTGTAGTCGATAGCGATCGCCAACTCAAGATCGTCATTGACTATGATGATTCCTATACCTATCTGGTATTTTGGACAGTCAAGGGTAAGGATTTTTATTGTCTAGAGCCTTGGACTGCGACTCGTAACGCTCTAAATACGAAAGAGTATTTGACTGTCTTGGCTCCGAATGCTAGCCATACATCTGTAGTAAAAATTACTGCTAACTTCTTTTAA
- a CDS encoding tetratricopeptide repeat protein: MKLAEFLMQGQQLRQQDRTSAIAYFEQCLHNTTDENSEGALGTTVRVLLDLAVELIATKQLAQLQRAKILVQQAGDILNQSLESSHEQQAYLLYVRAILAMELGELRDVLPLLQNASNVYGDNLEGQSLTDDAIGHYYIKVGDYQSALMSFERSLSLRLESSDESGIGKSYAYLGKLYVLSGEVNQGASLFQNTLDIAIANSDNFLRLQALKGLVKVALAEAQWQTAIELIKDAIDLLKEPVDSIEIGYLYCDLAEALLGNRQTEDSLICIRINVLPRFRDFQYLRGIAIAKHIRGRIYIHRLLEGLDSLDEDSIETAEDSLVDASMTFEQFGMMSDYAKVLYDLACLYQLCSNSQLQYQYQGKSLRSLELSLSTLDQLGMSNTQLASQVELMLNQVMRGSF, translated from the coding sequence ATGAAATTAGCTGAATTTCTTATGCAAGGGCAGCAATTGCGTCAACAAGATCGCACATCTGCGATCGCCTATTTTGAACAATGTCTTCACAATACAACTGACGAAAATTCCGAGGGGGCGCTTGGGACAACCGTAAGAGTTTTGCTTGACTTAGCAGTAGAACTAATTGCCACAAAACAATTAGCACAGTTGCAAAGAGCTAAAATTCTGGTACAACAAGCAGGGGATATTTTAAATCAAAGTCTAGAATCTAGCCATGAGCAACAGGCTTATTTGCTCTATGTGCGGGCAATTTTAGCAATGGAATTGGGGGAATTGCGCGATGTTTTGCCACTCTTACAAAATGCTTCTAATGTCTATGGTGATAATCTTGAGGGGCAATCGCTCACAGACGATGCCATCGGTCACTACTACATCAAAGTTGGTGATTATCAATCAGCCTTGATGAGTTTTGAGCGATCGCTATCATTGCGCCTTGAATCCAGTGATGAATCGGGGATCGGCAAAAGCTATGCTTACTTAGGAAAATTGTATGTGTTATCGGGGGAGGTTAACCAAGGGGCTAGCCTTTTTCAAAATACTTTAGATATTGCGATCGCCAATTCTGATAATTTTTTACGATTACAAGCCTTAAAGGGGCTAGTCAAAGTTGCACTCGCTGAAGCTCAATGGCAAACTGCGATCGAGTTGATTAAAGATGCCATTGATTTACTCAAGGAACCTGTAGATAGTATTGAAATAGGTTATTTATACTGTGATCTTGCAGAAGCACTGCTAGGCAATCGTCAAACTGAAGATAGCCTTATCTGCATCAGGATCAATGTCTTACCCCGTTTTCGTGATTTTCAATATCTTAGGGGAATCGCAATTGCCAAACATATCCGAGGACGAATTTATATACATCGCTTACTAGAAGGTCTAGACAGCCTAGATGAAGATTCAATTGAAACCGCCGAAGATTCTTTGGTAGATGCTTCAATGACTTTTGAGCAATTTGGCATGATGTCTGATTACGCCAAAGTCCTCTATGACTTAGCTTGTCTTTATCAGTTATGCAGTAATTCCCAGTTGCAATATCAATATCAAGGCAAGTCATTGCGATCGCTAGAATTATCCCTCAGTACACTCGATCAATTAGGTATGAGCAACACACAACTTGCTTCACAGGTTGAATTAATGCTGAACCAAGTTATGCGAGGTAGTTTCTAA